Proteins from one Embleya scabrispora genomic window:
- a CDS encoding helix-turn-helix domain-containing protein, translating to MTTAPRPEEPTGAEPPAPRPIGSCHRELGLTLYRLRLERGLSLRALARRLGYSSHSAFADFEKARRMPGEPLLVAYERLFELPHGLLLELRARALAERAARLTAIRESTVLGSTETLGTPTLDTSVRSPAPPAAPPGPSGTGPTGTPDREVTRVNQSRRADPPAPLDRTSRLTGFTRRPRAAGGLAGLGAAVVHFLGRRTGAASGTRSIAKR from the coding sequence ATGACGACCGCGCCGCGACCGGAGGAACCGACGGGCGCCGAACCCCCCGCGCCCCGGCCGATCGGCTCGTGCCACCGGGAGTTGGGGCTGACCCTGTACCGCCTGCGTCTGGAGCGCGGACTCTCCCTTCGGGCCCTCGCCCGACGTCTGGGATACAGCTCGCACAGTGCCTTCGCCGACTTCGAGAAGGCCCGACGCATGCCCGGCGAACCGCTCCTGGTCGCCTATGAGCGCCTGTTCGAGCTTCCACACGGACTCCTGCTGGAGCTACGCGCACGGGCGTTGGCCGAACGCGCGGCACGGTTGACCGCGATCCGGGAAAGCACCGTCCTGGGCAGCACGGAAACCCTCGGCACACCCACACTCGACACCTCCGTCCGCTCACCGGCACCCCCCGCGGCGCCGCCCGGTCCTTCGGGCACCGGTCCGACCGGCACGCCCGACCGGGAGGTTACGCGTGTCAACCAGAGCAGACGAGCCGATCCCCCGGCCCCGCTCGACCGGACGAGCCGCCTCACCGGATTCACCCGCAGACCGAGAGCCGCCGGCGGCCTGGCCGGCCTGGGTGCGGCCGTCGTACATTTCCTCGGCCGCCGTACCGGCGCCGCGTCGGGCACCCGAAGCATCGCAAAACGCTGA
- a CDS encoding cation:proton antiporter translates to MTPSELAPVFFLAVVVILLTCRLVVFVVGRFGQPPVVGEMIAGVLLGPSLFGLVAPGASAEVFPPELKPVLYVAGQIGLVALMFATGYEFRAHAGRGLAGTAVAVSAAGVVIPLVLGMGLTLAAYGHVGIFVDGVSVWVTAAFVGVALAITAFPMLARIITERGLSGTRFGSLALASGATDDALAWIMLAGVLGGASGEVRPVVKTIGGSLLFVVVLFLLGRLLLRWIVERPGLGDDTRLLLVLVVLFCAAWFTDTIDLYAVFGAFCVGMAMPRGENSERLVRSTQSVTQVVFVPMFFTYSGLNTKFDVFADPSVLVFGGTAVIVAVVGKFGGCWAAARLRGEPRPVAVRVGVLMNARGLMQLIALNIGLAAGIVGDELFAALVLVALITTIMTVPLLSLFDRREAGARSHARTGREEEVVSSG, encoded by the coding sequence ATGACTCCGTCGGAACTCGCACCCGTGTTCTTCCTGGCCGTCGTGGTGATCCTGCTGACGTGTCGGCTGGTCGTCTTCGTGGTGGGCCGATTCGGGCAACCGCCCGTGGTCGGCGAGATGATCGCCGGAGTGCTGCTCGGCCCGTCCCTGTTCGGGCTGGTCGCCCCCGGGGCCTCGGCCGAGGTTTTCCCGCCCGAACTGAAGCCGGTGTTGTACGTGGCCGGACAGATCGGCCTGGTGGCGCTGATGTTCGCCACCGGGTACGAATTCCGGGCGCACGCCGGGCGCGGGCTGGCCGGCACCGCGGTCGCGGTCTCCGCGGCCGGGGTGGTGATCCCGCTGGTCCTGGGCATGGGGCTGACCCTGGCGGCGTACGGGCACGTGGGCATCTTCGTCGACGGGGTGTCGGTGTGGGTCACGGCGGCCTTCGTCGGCGTCGCCCTGGCGATCACCGCGTTTCCGATGCTGGCCCGGATCATCACCGAACGCGGCCTGTCCGGGACCCGGTTCGGCTCCCTCGCGCTGGCCTCCGGGGCCACCGACGACGCCCTCGCCTGGATCATGCTGGCGGGGGTGCTGGGCGGGGCGTCCGGCGAGGTGCGACCGGTCGTCAAGACGATCGGCGGCTCCCTGCTGTTCGTCGTGGTGCTGTTCCTGCTGGGGCGCCTGCTGCTCCGGTGGATCGTGGAGCGCCCGGGTCTCGGCGACGACACCCGGCTCCTGCTCGTCCTCGTGGTGCTGTTCTGCGCCGCGTGGTTCACCGACACGATCGACCTCTACGCGGTGTTCGGCGCGTTCTGCGTCGGGATGGCGATGCCGCGCGGAGAGAACTCGGAGCGGTTGGTGCGGTCTACCCAGTCGGTGACCCAGGTGGTGTTCGTACCGATGTTCTTCACCTACTCCGGACTGAACACGAAATTCGACGTGTTCGCCGACCCGTCGGTGCTGGTGTTCGGGGGGACGGCGGTGATCGTCGCGGTGGTCGGCAAGTTCGGTGGCTGCTGGGCCGCCGCACGGCTGCGCGGGGAGCCCCGGCCGGTGGCCGTCCGGGTCGGCGTACTGATGAACGCCCGAGGGTTGATGCAGCTGATCGCGCTCAACATCGGCCTCGCGGCGGGCATCGTCGGCGACGAGTTGTTCGCCGCGCTGGTCCTGGTCGCCCTGATCACCACGATCATGACGGTTCCGCTGTTGAGCCTGTTCGATCGTCGCGAGGCGGGCGCGCGGTCGCACGCGCGAACGGGTCGGGAGGAGGAGGTGGTGTCGTCGGGTTGA
- a CDS encoding cytochrome P450 translates to MSAVGWSILGAVMLPMAVLPYWLPGIVIALRVRIFARAGGADGVRVPGPEVPAEEFKRVYGHPAADGRSRGAALSDLFWYWLAPGPEVHQEHVEPGPRYDDVAKTTRRILAGISREQWTELVGRCTRNVLDELTGGRTATGGSGEHPRTARALHVRLRDLMMPVWAEVYYEVVFREPCPRHVRNLITDHANDVVDSIKCLGLRHMDRRARLTDHLRARLADDPPPGPLPESLDRREQAYYLQGTFFNTAVVQMSEAAAHLLLALATHRDTQTRLQAPGTDPDHLDRVVDETLLHFPLFGVAHRITSGEIPREGREPIPTGSVLLFNYPEYQGSQGLAFDPDRWLDPDTRPTEYIPFGVTANRPCPARGFALLTLRVAAEETLRRFRLDSSAQHTRSLPNRGPCLLTPRTDPAAPPPRRPRVRLAVMRLTDRWAAVPRSLTQLVLGAYMVHDARRQGLCRAYFGASSAGPAPSVPAGR, encoded by the coding sequence ATGAGCGCCGTCGGCTGGTCGATCCTCGGCGCGGTCATGCTCCCGATGGCCGTGCTGCCCTACTGGCTGCCCGGGATCGTGATCGCGCTGCGCGTGCGCATCTTCGCCCGGGCGGGCGGTGCGGACGGTGTGCGGGTGCCCGGACCCGAGGTGCCCGCCGAGGAGTTCAAGCGGGTGTACGGGCATCCGGCGGCGGACGGCCGCAGTCGCGGCGCCGCCCTGTCCGACCTGTTCTGGTACTGGCTGGCGCCCGGCCCGGAGGTGCACCAGGAACACGTGGAACCCGGACCTCGCTACGACGACGTGGCCAAAACCACCCGACGCATCCTGGCGGGCATCTCCCGGGAGCAGTGGACCGAACTGGTCGGCCGCTGCACGCGCAATGTCCTCGACGAACTGACCGGTGGCCGAACGGCGACCGGCGGATCGGGTGAACACCCGCGCACCGCACGGGCCTTGCACGTGCGGCTACGCGACCTGATGATGCCCGTGTGGGCCGAGGTCTACTACGAGGTGGTCTTCCGCGAACCCTGCCCGCGCCACGTCCGCAACCTGATCACCGACCACGCGAACGACGTGGTCGACTCGATCAAGTGCCTGGGCCTTCGGCACATGGACCGGCGGGCCCGGCTCACCGACCACCTGCGGGCCCGACTCGCCGACGATCCGCCGCCCGGGCCGCTGCCGGAGTCGCTGGACCGGCGGGAGCAGGCCTACTACCTCCAGGGCACGTTCTTCAATACCGCCGTGGTGCAGATGTCGGAGGCCGCGGCCCACCTGCTGCTGGCCCTGGCCACACACCGCGACACGCAGACCCGCCTCCAGGCGCCCGGTACGGATCCGGACCACCTGGACCGCGTCGTCGACGAGACGCTGCTGCACTTCCCGCTCTTCGGCGTGGCGCACCGGATCACCTCGGGTGAGATCCCCCGGGAGGGGCGCGAGCCCATCCCGACCGGCTCGGTACTGCTGTTCAACTACCCCGAGTATCAGGGCTCCCAGGGCCTCGCCTTCGACCCCGATCGGTGGTTGGACCCGGACACCCGGCCCACCGAGTACATCCCGTTCGGCGTCACCGCAAACCGCCCGTGCCCGGCCCGCGGCTTCGCCCTGCTCACCCTGCGGGTCGCGGCCGAGGAGACGCTGCGCCGCTTTCGGCTCGACTCCTCGGCGCAACACACCCGTTCCCTGCCCAACCGAGGACCCTGCCTGCTCACCCCGCGCACCGATCCGGCCGCCCCACCCCCGCGCCGGCCCCGGGTCCGGCTCGCGGTGATGCGCCTCACGGACCGATGGGCCGCCGTCCCGCGCAGCCTCACCCAACTCGTGCTCGGCGCCTACATGGTCCACGACGCCCGCCGACAGGGGTTGTGCCGCGCCTACTTCGGCGCCTCGTCCGCCGGCCCCGCGCCGTCCGTACCCGCCGGCCGATGA
- a CDS encoding alpha-hydroxy acid oxidase: MRFTVYDFEEAARARLDPVHVDFIAGGARDEITVRANEAAFARLQLLPRVLRGSFERDVCVTLFGGRASLPILLSPTAFHKLVDPEGEAATARAAAAAGAIMIVSMASTVAVGEVAAAARAAAEPGQAPPLWFQLYLQPDPGITEALVRRAEEAGCTALVVTVDSPVLGAGERNRRNGFHDLPPGMRCENLVDLRDGERGHIRQIAMSPEFSWEHVGRLRRCTDLPVLLKGVLHPEDARLAVRHGVDGLLLSNHGGRQLDTVPPTLELLPELVAAVAGRIPIVLDGGIRRGTDVVKALALGAIAVGIGRPVMWALAEGGEKGVRRLLHLLWDELDEALALCGASGLADLTPDLVRVPGWGSAPGPTVTPGADTRRGGGIG; the protein is encoded by the coding sequence GTGCGGTTCACCGTGTACGACTTCGAGGAGGCCGCGCGCGCCCGACTGGATCCCGTACACGTCGACTTCATCGCGGGTGGAGCGCGCGACGAGATCACCGTACGGGCCAACGAGGCGGCGTTCGCCCGGCTGCAACTGCTGCCCAGGGTGCTGCGCGGCAGTTTCGAACGGGACGTGTGCGTCACCCTGTTCGGCGGACGGGCGAGCCTGCCGATCCTGCTCTCGCCGACCGCCTTCCACAAGCTGGTCGATCCGGAGGGAGAGGCGGCCACCGCCCGGGCCGCGGCCGCCGCCGGGGCGATCATGATCGTCTCCATGGCATCCACGGTGGCGGTGGGCGAGGTCGCCGCCGCGGCCCGCGCCGCCGCCGAGCCCGGGCAGGCGCCGCCGCTGTGGTTCCAGCTCTACCTCCAACCCGATCCGGGGATCACCGAGGCGCTGGTACGCCGTGCCGAGGAGGCCGGCTGTACCGCCCTGGTGGTCACCGTCGACTCCCCGGTGCTCGGCGCGGGCGAGCGCAACCGGCGCAACGGCTTCCACGACCTGCCGCCGGGGATGCGCTGCGAGAACCTGGTGGACCTGCGGGACGGCGAGCGCGGGCACATACGGCAGATCGCGATGTCCCCGGAGTTCTCCTGGGAACACGTGGGTCGATTACGGCGATGCACCGATCTGCCGGTCCTGCTCAAGGGTGTGCTGCATCCCGAGGACGCGCGGCTCGCGGTTCGGCACGGCGTCGACGGACTGCTGCTGTCCAACCACGGCGGTCGGCAACTCGACACGGTACCGCCGACGTTGGAACTGCTGCCCGAGCTGGTCGCCGCGGTGGCCGGGCGCATCCCGATCGTGCTGGACGGGGGGATCCGGCGGGGCACCGACGTGGTCAAGGCGCTGGCGCTCGGCGCGATCGCCGTGGGTATCGGCCGACCGGTGATGTGGGCGCTGGCCGAGGGCGGGGAGAAGGGCGTACGACGGCTGCTGCACCTGCTGTGGGACGAACTCGACGAGGCGCTGGCCCTGTGCGGCGCCTCCGGGCTCGCGGATCTGACGCCCGACCTGGTCCGGGTGCCGGGGTGGGGATCCGCACCCGGCCCCACCGTGACGCCGGGGGCGGACACCCGACGCGGCGGGGGAATCGGATGA
- a CDS encoding NAD(P)-binding domain-containing protein, producing the protein MTSASGTPTGSATHPDLLDYLVIGAGPAGLQIAQLLQAAGHGYRVLESGRTPGTFFRTFPRHRTLISVNKVYNGTDDPELNMRMDWNSLLSPDPELLFNRYSKRYFPHADDLVRYLADFAAAFELDIAYDTRVERIGRRADGGFTATDQRGERHHARRLVVATGLTRPNTPDIPGIETADDYSAVSVDPEDFVDQRVLILGKGNSALETADNLLETAAVIHVAGPHSIRLAWNTHFVGHLRAINANFLDTYQLKLRNAVLDGRVLSVDKGGDAGRYRVRFAFSRADEVVKELHYDRVVVCTGFRFDASIFAPDCRPELAIDDRFAALSPAYESVNVPGLYFAGTLMQQRDFKKSTGGFIHGFRYAVRALGHILDERHHQRPWPQRSLPGTPMALADAVVARVNRSSALWQQFGVIGDLIVIDHDGQAHYREEVPVDYAHESRSPDGGDYFTVTLEYGPDHDKVDPFDITVRRTAQNSVDGSIDAAYLHPVIRHFRDGELSATHNMTENLENEWDSPQVHHAPLVAFLARELDRRPSPAGR; encoded by the coding sequence ATGACCTCCGCATCAGGCACGCCCACCGGCTCCGCCACGCACCCCGACCTCCTCGACTACCTGGTGATCGGCGCCGGGCCCGCCGGGCTCCAGATCGCGCAGTTGCTCCAGGCCGCCGGGCACGGCTACCGGGTCCTGGAGAGTGGCCGCACTCCCGGCACCTTCTTCCGGACCTTCCCGCGGCACCGCACCCTCATCTCCGTCAACAAGGTGTACAACGGCACCGACGATCCCGAGTTGAACATGCGGATGGACTGGAACTCGCTCCTGTCCCCGGATCCCGAGCTGTTGTTCAATCGGTACAGCAAGCGCTACTTCCCGCACGCCGACGACCTCGTGCGCTACCTCGCCGACTTCGCCGCCGCGTTCGAGCTGGACATCGCCTACGACACCCGGGTCGAGCGGATCGGGCGCCGCGCCGACGGCGGATTCACCGCTACCGACCAGCGGGGAGAGCGACACCACGCCCGGCGGCTGGTGGTGGCCACCGGACTGACCCGGCCCAACACCCCCGATATTCCGGGCATCGAGACCGCCGACGACTACTCGGCGGTGTCCGTGGACCCGGAGGACTTCGTCGACCAGCGAGTCCTGATTCTCGGCAAGGGCAACTCCGCGCTGGAGACCGCGGACAACCTCCTGGAGACCGCGGCGGTGATCCACGTGGCCGGGCCGCACTCCATCCGGCTCGCCTGGAACACCCACTTCGTCGGACACCTGCGCGCGATCAACGCCAACTTCCTCGACACCTACCAACTCAAGCTGCGCAACGCCGTGTTGGACGGTCGCGTGTTGTCCGTGGACAAGGGCGGCGACGCGGGGCGCTACCGGGTGCGGTTCGCGTTCTCGCGCGCCGACGAGGTGGTCAAGGAACTCCACTACGACCGGGTCGTCGTCTGTACGGGCTTCCGCTTCGACGCCTCGATCTTCGCCCCGGACTGCCGCCCGGAACTGGCCATCGACGACCGGTTCGCCGCCCTGTCCCCGGCATACGAGTCGGTGAACGTGCCCGGCCTGTACTTCGCCGGCACCCTGATGCAGCAGCGCGACTTCAAGAAGTCCACCGGAGGCTTCATCCACGGATTCCGCTACGCCGTCCGCGCCCTCGGTCACATCCTCGACGAGCGCCACCACCAACGACCCTGGCCACAGCGGTCGTTGCCCGGCACGCCGATGGCGCTCGCGGATGCCGTGGTGGCCCGGGTCAATCGCAGCTCGGCGCTGTGGCAGCAGTTCGGCGTGATCGGGGACCTGATCGTGATCGACCACGACGGGCAGGCGCACTACCGCGAGGAGGTGCCGGTCGACTACGCGCACGAGAGCCGATCGCCCGACGGCGGCGACTACTTCACCGTCACCCTCGAGTACGGGCCCGACCACGACAAGGTCGACCCTTTCGACATCACCGTGCGCCGCACCGCGCAGAACTCGGTGGACGGTTCCATCGACGCCGCCTACCTGCACCCGGTGATCCGGCACTTCCGGGACGGCGAGCTGTCGGCCACGCACAACATGACGGAGAACCTGGAGAACGAGTGGGACTCCCCGCAGGTCCACCACGCCCCGCTCGTGGCCTTCCTCGCCCGTGAACTGGACCGGCGGCCGAGCCCGGCCGGGCGGTGA
- a CDS encoding diaminopimelate decarboxylase, translating to METTSDAARRRRAARNAAVAAAVRQGLLGAGEPLIGLLDVDGLLGTVAELHAAFAPAPVRHAFAAKACALAPVMRLMADAGMDCEVASPGELRLALAAGFPPERIVYDSPIKTVAELEFALAHGIALNVDNFQELARVDALLAGRPAPAPLGIRVNPQVGRGSVDSTSTATATSKFGVALRDEGATEAVVQAFVRHPWLTRIHIHVGSLGCPLPLMAEGVAAAHALAERVNAEVGQRRVTGLDIGGGLPVNFADDTDTPTFADYVAELRRAVPTLFDGDYDLVTEFGRSIFAKNGTVASIVEYTKTTGGRRIAVTHAGGQILTRAMSMPEAWPIRIDAFDAKGRPKSGPTEPHDIAGPLCFAGDLSAIARDLPVLEPGDILALQDTGAYSLSTHFSYNSLPRPAIHGYRTTPSGETTFAPIRPAQSLAEVLTDSGTAHIESLTTADRRHP from the coding sequence GTGGAGACGACTTCCGATGCGGCTCGGCGGCGGCGCGCGGCCCGGAACGCGGCGGTGGCGGCGGCCGTGCGGCAGGGGCTGCTGGGCGCGGGCGAACCGCTGATCGGGCTGTTGGACGTGGACGGGCTGCTCGGCACGGTCGCCGAGTTGCACGCGGCCTTCGCCCCGGCCCCGGTCAGGCACGCCTTCGCGGCCAAGGCGTGCGCCCTCGCCCCGGTGATGCGGCTGATGGCGGACGCGGGGATGGACTGCGAGGTCGCCTCACCCGGCGAGCTGCGGCTGGCGCTGGCGGCCGGCTTCCCGCCCGAGCGCATCGTGTACGACAGCCCGATCAAGACCGTCGCGGAGCTGGAGTTCGCCCTCGCCCACGGCATCGCGCTGAACGTGGACAACTTCCAGGAACTGGCCCGCGTCGACGCCCTGCTCGCCGGCCGGCCCGCGCCCGCGCCGCTCGGGATCCGGGTCAATCCCCAGGTGGGCCGCGGTTCGGTGGACTCCACGAGTACGGCCACGGCGACGTCGAAGTTCGGCGTGGCGCTGCGCGACGAGGGCGCGACCGAGGCGGTCGTACAGGCGTTCGTCCGCCATCCGTGGCTGACCCGGATCCACATCCATGTCGGCTCGCTGGGCTGCCCGTTGCCGCTGATGGCCGAGGGCGTGGCGGCGGCCCACGCGCTGGCCGAGCGGGTGAACGCCGAGGTGGGGCAGCGCCGGGTCACCGGTCTGGACATCGGCGGCGGCCTGCCGGTGAACTTCGCCGACGACACCGACACGCCGACCTTCGCCGACTACGTCGCCGAGTTGCGCCGGGCCGTGCCGACCCTGTTCGACGGCGACTACGACCTGGTCACCGAGTTCGGCCGCTCGATCTTCGCCAAGAACGGCACCGTCGCGTCGATCGTCGAATACACCAAGACCACCGGCGGCCGCCGCATCGCCGTCACCCACGCGGGCGGCCAGATCCTCACCCGCGCCATGTCGATGCCCGAGGCGTGGCCGATCCGCATCGACGCGTTCGACGCGAAGGGCCGGCCGAAGTCCGGCCCGACCGAACCCCACGACATCGCGGGCCCGCTGTGCTTCGCCGGCGACCTCTCGGCGATCGCCCGCGACCTGCCCGTACTCGAACCGGGCGACATCCTCGCCCTCCAGGACACGGGCGCCTACTCCCTGTCCACCCACTTCTCCTACAACTCGCTGCCCCGCCCGGCCATCCACGGCTACCGCACCACCCCGTCCGGCGAGACCACCTTCGCCCCGATCCGCCCGGCCCAATCCCTCGCCGAGGTCCTCACCGACAGCGGCACGGCCCACATCGAATCCCTGACCACGGCCGATCGTCGTCACCCGTGA
- a CDS encoding PP2C family protein-serine/threonine phosphatase, which yields MSERTAVPEARPTNGSSTVEADRIAAVRRYDTLDALPDGACDRVAALAARLFDVPVATVTMVDTDRIRFKAVHGLPGVTEIGRDPGLCDSAVLSDETLIIPDTLVDPVACSNPMVVGPMGVRFYAGAPIVTADGHRLGTVNILDTRPRRVDAADAATLADLAAIVRDQLELRLSALNAVRAERERNRVEQDRRRAEEQARLRAERDRAAIAAFASTLQRTLIPPLLPAVPGLELACHYQTASPREVGGDFYDVFPLGARRWAFFLGDVCGKGAEAATVTSLTRYTLRAAALIDADPTVALTALNTALLLDASVGTRFCTAIFGMLDPHSDGGFTVTLATGGHPPAYHLSPDPGAGVRVETVRAEGGMLVGAFADATFASRTLHLAHGQGLLLYTDGLTEARTAEGARLDQEGLTAFLALRPGALTAGALVEDTVALLGTLPDSDRDDVALLALSVPARDTAAVAGITATAQSTTPALVGRQRRHR from the coding sequence ATGTCCGAACGAACAGCCGTACCCGAGGCCCGGCCGACGAACGGGTCGTCGACGGTGGAGGCGGACCGGATCGCGGCGGTGCGTCGCTACGACACCCTCGACGCTCTGCCCGACGGCGCCTGCGACCGGGTGGCGGCCCTCGCGGCCCGGTTGTTCGACGTCCCCGTCGCGACCGTGACGATGGTCGACACCGATCGCATCCGCTTCAAGGCCGTACACGGCCTGCCCGGCGTCACCGAGATCGGCCGCGACCCGGGCCTGTGCGACTCGGCGGTGCTGAGCGACGAGACGCTGATCATTCCGGACACGCTGGTGGATCCCGTCGCGTGTTCGAACCCGATGGTGGTCGGACCCATGGGGGTGCGGTTCTACGCCGGCGCCCCGATCGTCACCGCCGACGGCCACCGGCTCGGCACCGTCAACATCCTCGACACCCGCCCGCGCCGAGTCGACGCCGCCGACGCGGCCACCCTCGCGGACCTGGCCGCGATAGTGCGCGACCAGCTGGAGTTGCGGCTGTCCGCGCTGAACGCCGTCCGGGCCGAGCGGGAACGGAACCGGGTCGAGCAGGACCGGCGCCGCGCGGAGGAGCAGGCGCGGCTGCGCGCGGAGCGGGACCGGGCCGCCATCGCCGCGTTCGCCTCCACGCTGCAACGGACCCTGATACCGCCGCTGTTGCCGGCGGTACCCGGCTTGGAGCTGGCCTGCCACTACCAGACGGCCTCGCCGCGGGAGGTCGGCGGCGACTTCTACGACGTCTTTCCGCTCGGCGCCCGGCGGTGGGCCTTCTTCCTCGGCGACGTGTGCGGCAAGGGCGCCGAGGCCGCCACGGTCACCTCGCTGACCCGCTACACCCTGCGCGCCGCCGCCCTGATCGACGCCGACCCCACCGTCGCGCTCACCGCGCTCAATACCGCCCTGCTTCTCGACGCCTCGGTCGGCACCCGATTCTGCACCGCGATCTTCGGCATGCTCGACCCGCACTCCGACGGCGGATTCACCGTCACCCTGGCCACCGGCGGCCATCCCCCGGCCTACCACCTCAGCCCCGACCCGGGCGCGGGCGTGCGGGTGGAGACGGTACGGGCCGAGGGCGGCATGCTCGTCGGCGCGTTCGCCGACGCCACGTTCGCCTCCCGGACCCTGCATCTGGCCCACGGCCAAGGCCTGCTCCTGTACACCGACGGACTCACCGAGGCCCGTACCGCCGAAGGCGCCAGACTCGACCAGGAGGGCCTGACCGCCTTCCTGGCCCTGCGCCCCGGCGCCCTCACCGCCGGGGCCCTCGTCGAGGACACCGTCGCCCTCCTGGGGACGCTGCCCGACTCCGACCGTGACGACGTCGCCCTGCTCGCCCTGTCCGTCCCGGCCCGCGACACCGCGGCGGTCGCCGGCATCACCGCGACGGCCCAAAGCACCACCCCCGCCCTCGTCGGGCGGCAGCGCCGACACCGTTGA
- a CDS encoding ATP-binding protein yields MTRLRRSLFRWRVPRQTGAAGRARGQVRAALAGWGWDEDRVATAVLVVSELLTNARLHTDGPIGLTVRRTRHGVRLSVTDADPRPPARRDTGPHHEGGFGLHILDTITARWGIRTHRAGKTVWADLDAPHRDARSRPWPARARSTAAVARAAFAAGSRTAAATARVRLPPTLRRARRARRGGTGLMLMNTFAAA; encoded by the coding sequence ATGACTCGACTTCGCCGTTCCCTCTTCCGGTGGCGGGTGCCGCGGCAGACCGGTGCGGCCGGGAGGGCCCGGGGGCAGGTGCGGGCCGCGCTCGCCGGCTGGGGCTGGGACGAGGACCGCGTCGCGACGGCCGTCCTGGTCGTGTCGGAGCTGTTGACCAACGCCCGGTTGCACACCGACGGGCCCATCGGCCTGACCGTACGCCGCACCAGGCACGGGGTACGGCTGTCGGTCACCGACGCCGACCCCCGGCCGCCGGCCCGGCGCGACACCGGCCCCCACCACGAGGGCGGCTTCGGCCTGCACATCCTCGACACGATCACCGCGCGCTGGGGCATTCGCACCCACCGAGCCGGCAAGACCGTCTGGGCCGACCTCGACGCCCCCCACCGCGACGCCCGCTCCCGCCCGTGGCCGGCCCGCGCCCGATCGACCGCCGCCGTGGCCCGGGCCGCATTCGCGGCGGGGTCACGAACGGCTGCGGCAACGGCCCGGGTGCGCCTACCCCCGACCCTCCGACGCGCACGACGCGCCCGGCGCGGGGGCACTGGCCTGATGCTCATGAACACATTCGCGGCGGCGTAG
- a CDS encoding MerR family transcriptional regulator, producing MAPEPGSTPTKADRLDDDDYPAYTMGRAAELIGASQGFLRAIGDYGLITPLRSEGGHRRYSRYQLRIAQRARELVDQGTAIDAACRIVILEDQLEEALRLNAELRDAAETRSDDDS from the coding sequence ATGGCCCCCGAACCCGGATCGACCCCGACCAAGGCCGACAGGCTGGACGACGACGACTACCCCGCCTACACCATGGGGCGCGCCGCCGAACTGATCGGCGCCTCGCAGGGCTTTCTGCGCGCGATCGGCGACTACGGCCTGATCACCCCCCTGCGCTCCGAGGGCGGCCACCGCCGCTACTCCCGCTACCAGTTGCGCATCGCCCAACGTGCCCGCGAACTCGTCGACCAGGGCACCGCCATCGACGCCGCCTGCCGCATCGTCATCCTCGAGGACCAACTCGAGGAGGCCCTGCGCCTGAACGCGGAACTGCGCGACGCGGCCGAGACCCGCTCGGACGACGACTCCTGA
- a CDS encoding nitroreductase/quinone reductase family protein, which yields MSDPSTTGANDVTVPDGTTWNERIIAEFRANAGCVSWSSEAEFAAGRPVPPRIPGFDERGMSLILVHNIGARSGRKRINPLFFQPVDNGWAVFGTHGGSPRDPAWVRNLMANPRVTVEVGTRTVPVTARLAHGEERERLWAQEVALVPKFAEFEAIAGRQIPVVVLERVDG from the coding sequence ATGTCCGACCCGTCCACGACCGGCGCGAACGATGTCACCGTGCCGGACGGCACCACTTGGAACGAACGGATCATCGCCGAGTTCCGGGCGAACGCCGGGTGTGTGTCCTGGAGCAGCGAGGCGGAGTTCGCGGCAGGCCGTCCCGTCCCGCCCCGGATACCCGGCTTCGACGAACGGGGAATGTCGCTCATCCTGGTGCACAACATCGGGGCCAGGAGCGGCCGCAAGCGGATCAACCCGTTGTTCTTCCAGCCGGTCGACAACGGCTGGGCCGTCTTCGGAACCCACGGTGGCAGTCCGCGTGATCCGGCATGGGTCCGCAATCTCATGGCGAACCCGCGCGTCACCGTCGAGGTGGGCACCCGGACCGTGCCGGTCACGGCCCGGCTCGCGCACGGAGAAGAGCGCGAGCGACTGTGGGCGCAAGAGGTGGCGCTCGTCCCGAAGTTCGCCGAGTTCGAGGCAATTGCGGGCAGGCAGATCCCCGTTGTCGTGCTGGAGCGCGTAGACGGATAG